A stretch of Triticum aestivum cultivar Chinese Spring chromosome 1D, IWGSC CS RefSeq v2.1, whole genome shotgun sequence DNA encodes these proteins:
- the LOC123180384 gene encoding replication protein A 70 kDa DNA-binding subunit C, producing the protein MEAPPPLTAGAVTEIWELPNGPATFQPVLQVADLRPVVAKNTTAAAAAAQHSERFRMLLSDGVHSQQSMLGTGLNDLIKDGTLRVGSIVHLTDMTCNTIQKRRIVIVVKLEVLQSECPKIGTPKIYEKSLPEEQEPNLPANPAQTNSGNYSGPGMLGSAVAPRVEQIGNNLSYGRPNNGGPGVDSSICQSVQPGANNVLSGGTYGAMSAHNTMNANVVHPNSHQNQSFAVPGTGGGFGPPGNIYGRPAQPSYQQPPPPHRNSGPVAKNEAASRVIPISALNPYQRTWTIKARVTAKVHVKNFNNARGPGKVFSFDLLDANGGEIRATCFGVAVDQFYDLIEVDKVYLVSRGSLKPANKRFSPLNNDYEINLEPSSSIEVCSGDDSSIPKQQFNFRQISEIANMDKDTTVDLLGVVTSVRPSFTVMLKNGGETQKRVLQLKDMSGCSVEMTFWGNFCDAEGQQLQSLCDSGLNPILALKSGRVGEFNGKTVSTTSSSLLKINPDFPEAERLRQWYITEGKIAACTSLSGEMSSMGRTDVRKKTAQIKDERLGQSEKPDWITVQGAISQIYTDNFCYPACTREVNGKSCNKKVTNNGDGMWLCEKCDQSSETCEYRYLLSCHIQDHTGFTHATSFQEAGQEIIGLSAQDLFRIKHEEQDDVRFAEIIQQVRFQQYLFKLRVKEEVYNDEPRVKCNIVKAERYDPVKESRFFLGAIDSLLAEDTSGSSPGLNGGPAVNAGFANSEAGQSVPASNNSYAVNMGGPNQFGQQFSASIGMPAAPSATPAAGSGFAPNSYGPSAANASSGLCFKCNQPGHFSRDCPGQAAPYSSSAGGNANTGLCFKCNQPGHFARDCPAQAAGHQRQTYANGAAAGGYNRQSYVGS; encoded by the exons ATGGAGGCGCCGCCGCCGCTGACGGCGGGCGCGGTGACGGAGATATGGGAGCTCCCGAACGGGCCGGCGACGTTCCAGCCGGTGCTGCAGGTCGCGGACCTTCGCCCCGTCGTCGCCAAGAACACGaccgcggcggcggccgcggcgcagCACTCGGAGCGGTTCCGCATGCTGCTCTCCGACGGCGTCCACTCCCAGCAGTCCATGCTCGGCACCGGCCTCAACGACCTCATAAAGGACGGAACCCTCCGCGTCGGCTCCATCGTCCACCTCACGGACATGACGTGCAACACCATCCAGAAACGCAG GATCGTTATTGTTGTCAAACTTGAAGTTCTCCAAAGTGAGTGCCCCAAAATTGGGACACCAAAGATTTATGAGAAAAGCTTACCTGAGGAACAGGAGCCTAACTTACCGGCCAATCCTGCTCAAACAAACAGTGGAAACTATTCTGGCCCAGGCATGCTGGGGTCTGCAGTTGCTCCAAGGGTGGAACAGATTGGTAACAATCTGTCATATGGTAGACCCAACAACGGTGGCCCAGGTGTGGACTCTTCAATTTGTCAGTCTGTTCAACCTGGTGCTAACAATGTGTTGTCTGGTGGAACTTATGGTGCAATGTCAGCACATAACACAATGAATGCCAACGTGGTGCACCCAAACTCTCATCAAAACCAAAGTTTTGCGGTTCCTGGCACAGGTGGGGGCTTTGGCCCTCCTGGCAATATATATGGGCGCCCTGCACAGCCTTCATATCAGCAGCCACCTCCACCCCATAGAAATAGTGGCCCAGTTGCTAAGAATGAAGCTGCTTCTCGTGTTATTCCAATTTCTGCACTGAACCCATACCAACGTACATGGACAATAAAGGCTAGGGTGACTGCGAAGGTTCATGTCAAGAACTTCAATAACGCAAGAGGTCCAGGAAAAGTCTTCTCCTTTGATCTCCTTGATGCAAATGGTGGAGAAATTCGTGCAACATGCTTTGGCGTGGCAGTTGATCAGTTCTATGACTTAATTGAGGTTGATAAGGTGTACTTGGTATCTAGGGGATCGCTAAAACCCGCAAACAAGAGGTTTAGCCCTTTAAACAATGACTATGAAATAAACCTTGAGCCTTCATCATCTATAGAAGTTTGTTCTGGTGATGATAGCAGCATCCCTAAGCAGCAGTTCAATTTTCGGCAGATCAGCGAAATTGCAAACATGGATAAAGATACCACGGTAGACTTGCTTGGTGTTGTTACTTCAGTTAGGCCTTCTTTTACAGTAATGCTTAAGAATGGCGGGGAAACCCAGAAAAGAGTCCTTCAACTGAAGGACATGTCTGGTTGCAGTGTGGAAATGACCTTTTGGGGTAACTTCTGTGATGCTGAAGGTCAGCAGCTGCAGTCGCTGTGCGATTCTGGTTTGAATCCTATACTTGCGCTGAAATCTGGCCGAGTTGGTGAATTCAATGGCAAAACAGTGAGTACAACTAGCTCAAGTTTGTTAAAAATAAATCCAGATTTCCCTGAAGCTGAAAGGCTGAGGCAGTGGTACATAACTGAAGGAAAAATTGCTGCCTGCACTTCTTTATCTGGGGAAATGTCAAGCATGGGCAGGACTGATGTCCGGAAAAAAACTGCACAGATCAAGGATGAACGCCTGGGGCAATCAGAAAAGCCTGATTGGATCACCGTTCAAGGTGCAATTTCACAAATCTACACTGATAATTTTTGTTACCCAGCATGCACCAGGGAGGTTAATGGTAAAAGCTGCAACAAAAAGGTCACAAATAATGGTGATGGGATGTGGCTTTGTGAGAAATGCGATCAGAGCTCTGAAACGTGCGAGTATAGATACCTGCTGTCGTGCCATATCCAGGATCATACTGGGTTCACTCATGCAACTTCGTTCCAAGAGGCTGGCCAGGAGATAATCGGCCTCTCAGCACAAGATCTTTTCAGGATAAAGCATGAAGAGCAAGACGATGTACGGTTTGCAGAAATCATACAGCAGGTCCGTTTTCAGCAATACCTATTCAAGCTGAGAGTCAAGGAAGAAGTCTATAATGATGAGCCGCGTGTGAAGTGCAACATTGTTAAGGCTGAAAGATACGACCCAGTGAAAGAGAGTCGTTTTTTTCTGGGGGCCATTGATAGCCTTTTGGCGGAGGACACTTCAGGCTCTTCCCCTGGGCTGAATGGTGGTCCTGCTGTTAATGCTGGCTTCGCCAACTCAGAAGCTGGACAGAGTGTGCCAGCCTCCAACAATTCCTATGCCGTGAATATGGGTGGCCCAAATCAGTTTGGGCAGCAATTCAGCGCATCGATCGGGATGCCGGCTGCACCATCAGCGACACCAGCAGCAGGTAGCGGCTTCGCACCTAATTCCTATGGTCCTTCAGCTGCCAATGCCAGCTCAGGCTTGTGCTTCAAATGTAACCAGCCCGGGCACTTTTCAAGAGACTGTCCAGGGCAGGCTGCCCCCTACAGTTCTTCGGCTGGCGGCAACGCCAACACTGGTCTGTGCTTCAAATGTAATCAGCCTGGGCACTTCGCAAGAGACTGTCCAGCGCAGGCTGCTGGCCACCAGCGCCAGACGTATGCGAATGGCGCCGCGGCAGGAGGATACAACAGGCAATCCTATGTTGGTAGCTAA